Part of the Pseudodesulfovibrio mercurii genome is shown below.
GGCCGAGCGGTTGGGCGTGAAGGTCATCGTCAAGGACGACGAGTACCGGCCCCAGGAGTGGTTCCGGGCCGTGGCCCACCGCGAGAACAACCGCTGCTTCCACTGCTACGCCATGCGCCTGGAGCGCACCACGCAGATCGCCCGGCGCGGCAACTTCGACGGTTTCACCACCACCCTGCTCTACTCGAAATACCAGAAACACGACGAGATCGCGGCGCTGGGCCGGGACCTGGAGTCGGCGAAGACGAGATTCCTGTACCGCGACTTCCGCGCGGGGTGGCAGGAGGGCATCGACGTCTCCAAGGAGTGGGGTGTCTACCGCCAACAGTACTGCGGCTGCCTGTACAGCGAAAACGAGCGGTACAAGCGGGAGCTGATGAGCCGCCCATGACCGCCCTGCTCCGCTTCCTGTTCACGCGCGGCCACGCGCTCGCCGGCTTCCTGCTGCTCAAGGCCGTCGCCGTGGTCGTGAACGGGCTTGCTCAAGGCACGGCCGAGGTCTGGGGACTCGGCATCCTGACCCTCGTCGTCTACGGGATCATCGCCCGCTTCGCCCAGGCAGGGCGGGTCATCTCCATCTGGGCCATCACCGTGCTCATGCTCTACGAGGCGGCCGGGGGGCTGCTCCTGGCCTGGTCGAGCCTGACCCAAGCGCCCGGCGTGGCCGCCATCGGCTTTGCCGTGGCCGCCTATCTCGTCGTCGGGGCCCTGGCGGTCCTGTCGAGCCGCCGGGAGGCGTGATGGGCAAAATCTACGGCGAATACGTGCCCGCGCGCCCGGCCTTTCCCGACGCCGGGTCCGCCCCGGCGCGCATGGCGGACGACGGCAAGGGGCTGCTCCTTTACATCCACGTGCCCTTCTGCCGCTCGCGCTGCCACTACTGCTCCTTCCACTCCCAGTCCTTCGACCCGACGACCTTCGCCTGGTACCTGTCCCTGCTGCTCAGGGAGATCGAGTTGTGGGGGCGGCGGCTCCAGCGGCCCAGGCTGCGCACGGTCTATTTCGGCGGCGGCACCCCGTCCCTGATCCCCCTGGCCGGGCTGGACCGGATCATGGCCGCCCTGCGCAAGGCCTTTGTCCTCAATCCGGGCGCTGAGACGACCATCGAGGCCAACCCGGACTCGGCCCACGACGTGAGCTATTTCCGGGGGCTCCTGTCCCTGGGCTTCAACCGCCTGTCGCTCGGCATGCAGAGCCTCAAGGACGCGGACTTGCAGGTCATGGGCCGCCCGCACTCCGTGGCCATGGCCTACCAGGCCTTCGACCAGGCGCGGCGGGCCGGGTTCGGCAACATCGGGGTGGACCTCATCTGGGGGCTGCCCGGCCAGCGGCTCAAGGTCTGGCTGGACCAGCTGCGCATCGTCTCGGAGATGCGGCCCGAGCACATCTCGGCCTACAACCTGACCCTGGAGGAGGGCACGGTCATGGCCCGGCGCTGCGGGGAGGGCGGAGACCTGGCCCTGCCGCTGGACCAGGAGCAGGGGCGCATGTTCGTGTACGGGGCCGAATACCTGGAGTCCGTGGGCTACCTGCACTACGAGGTCTCCAACTTCGCGCGCATGGGCTTCACCTCGGTGCACAATTCCGGGTACTGGGACGGGTCCGACTACCTGGGGCTCGGGCCGTCGGCCGTGTCCACCCTGGGGCGCAGGCGGTTCACGGTGCCGCGCTACATGGACGAGTACGACGCCTATGTGCGCGGCGAGCTGGTCGGCAACGACTACGAGGAACTGACCGACGACATCCTGCTGGAGGAGATGGTCATGCTCTCCCTGCGAACGTCCAGGGGGCTGGACCTGAAGGAGTACCGCAGGCGTACGGGCCTCGACCTGGTCAAGCGCAAGGAGCAGCTCATCAGCGCCCTGCACCGCGAAAACCTGGTGCGCATCTCGGGCGGTCGGCTGCGGCTGACCAAGAACGGCATGCTCGTGTCCAACGTGATCATCGAACGGCTGGCCTTCGGCGACTAGGGAGAAACCATGCAGCGCCCCGCCTTGATCCGCATCTTTCTGGTCTTCCTGCGCCTCGGGCTGACCGCCTTCGGCGGCCCGGCCATGGTCCCGTTCATCCGGGCCAGGACCGTGGAGCGCGAAGGCTGGCTGGACGAGCCGACCTTCTCCCTGGGCATGTCCCTGACCCAGCTCCTGCCCGGCGCCACGGCCATGCAGGTGGCCGCCTACGTGGGGCTGCGGGCGCGCGGCGGGGCCGGGGCCCTGGCCGCCTACGTGGGCTTCGGCCTGCCCGCCCTGCTGCTCATGCTCGGCCTGACCGTGCTCTATTTCTCGGCCCGCGACGTGGCCGCCGTGACCGCGGCCTTCACCGGCCTGCAACTGGTCATCACCGCCCTGATCCTGGACGCCGCCGTGAACTTCGCCCGGCGCTACCTGGACAGCCTGGCCGACAAGCTCCTGGCCTGCCTGGCGGGCGTCTGGCTCGGCCTCAGGGGCAACCCCATCCTGGCCATGGCCGTGGTCTGCGTCCTGGCCGTGTTCCTGGTCCGCGACGGGCAGTGCGGGCTGCCCGAGCCCCGCGAAGGGACCGGACGCGGTCCTCTGCGCTTCGCCGGGCTGCTCCTGGCCTCGCTCCTCGCCCTGCTGGCCGTCCTCTGGCTGGTCGCCCCCGAGCTGTTCCGGTTGGGGCTGCTCATGGTCAAGATCGACTGCTTCGCCTTCGGCGGCGGGTACGTGTCCGTGCCGCTCATGCTCCACGAGGTGGTCGAGGTGCGCGGCTGGCTGACCGAGCCCATGTTCATGGACGGCATCGCCCTGGGCCAGGTCACGCCCGGCCCCATCGTCATGACCGGGGCCTTCGTGGGCTACGCCGTGTCCGGCCTGGCCGGGGCCCTGGTGGCCGCCGTGACCGTGTTCTCGCCCTCGCTCATCGTCCTGTGCGCGGCCACGCCCTTCGCCGACCGGCTGGTCCGCTCGCCCGTGGCCCGGCGGGTGCTCAAGGGCAGCCTCATCTCCCTGGTGGGGCTGATGGCCGCCGTGGCCGTGCGCTTCGCCCTGTCCATCCACTGGACGCCGGGGCAGGCCCTCCTCGCCCTGGCCGCCTTCGCCGCCCTGCGCCTGAAGGTGGACATCCTCTGGGTGGTCCTGGCCGGGGCCGGACTCGGGGCCGTGTTGTTCTAGCCGGAAAATCCGGCCGTATTGACAGAATCGACCGCCCCCCGTAGAGATTTTAAAGATTTTCCAGAAAAAACGCCCGGCGTGGGGCCTTTTGGTGCGCAGGTTTCGGCAACCCGGAGGATGAGGCATGATCGATCCCAGAAACGTCCCGTTCCGCTTCAAGCTCATCCTCGGCGTGGTGGTCATGGTCACCCTGACCGCCCTGATCCTGGCCGGGGGCATCCTCCTCATGCTGGACAACGCCCTGGGCGGGCTGGACCTGGACCCGGCCGTCCTGGCCGGGGTCGAGCGCCGGGTCCTGCTGGTGGCCGCGCTCATCGTGGCCGCGGGCGTGGCCGGAGCCCTGCTCGGCAGCTTCATCCTGGTGCGCATCCTGATCCGGCCCCTGCGCCAGCTCTCGGCCTATACCCTCGAGGTGGCGGCGGGCAACTACGGCGCGGCCATCGACTACCAGGCCCGCGACGCCATCGGCGAGACCATCGACGCGGTCCGGAACATGACCGTGGAGCTCAAGACCCGGCTGGGCATGTCCCAGGGGCTGCTGACCAGCCTGACCCAGCCGTGCGTGGTCGTGGACACCGACGAGGTCATCACCTTCCTGAACCAGGCCGAACTGGACCTGCTCCAGATCGACGAGCCGCCGTCCGCATTCATCGGCATGCACATGGCCGAGTTCGTCTACGGCGACCGCTCCCGGCCGACCCTACTCGGCGAGTGCATGCGCCAGGACAAGATCATCACGGGCCAGGCCACCGAGGGCCGGGGCCGCAAGGGCCGCCCCTACCACCTGCTGGTGGACATCTCGCCCATCAAGGACCTGGACGGCAACATGATCGGGGCCTTCACCATCCTGACCGAGACCACGGAGATCAAGCGCAGCGAGACCGAGGCCCTGCACCAGCACGAGCTCATCAGTGAGGCCGCCCGCGAGGCCGAATCCATCGCCCGCGAGCTGGACGAGGCGTCCGACACCCTGGCGCGCACGGTGGACGAGGCCAGCCGAGGCTCGGACGTCCAGCGCGACCGGGCCGGGGAAACGGCCACGGCCATGGAACAGATGAACGCCACGGTGCTCGAGGTGGCCCGGAACGCCGGGGACGCCTCGAACAACGCGGACGACATGCGCGACCTGGCCGAGGAGGGGGCCGGGCTGGTCCACCAGGTGGTCGAGGCCATCCGGGGCGTGGGCGTCCGGTCCGAGGTCCTCAAGGAGTCCATGACCCGGCTGGACAAGCAGACCGAGGACATCGGCGCGATCATGCAGGTCATCGACGACATCGCGGACCAGACCAACCTGCTGGCCCTCAACGCGGCCATCGAGGCGGCCCGTGCGGGCGAGGCCGGGCGCGGCTTCGCCGTGGTGGCCGACGAGGTCCGCAAGCTGGCCGAAAAGACCATGACCGCCACCCGGGAGGTGGACCAGGCCATCGAGTCCATCCGCACCGGCACCCGCGAGAACGTCGCGGCCACGGAAGACGCCGTGGCCGCCATCCGGGAGTCCACGGACCTGGCGGGCCGGGCCGGGCAGTCCATCGAGAACATCCGGCAATCCGTCATCCTGACCGCGGACCAGGTGCGCTCCATCGCCACGGCCGCCGAGGAGCAGTCGGCCACCAGCGAACAGGTCACCCGGGCCACCGAGGAGATCACCACCATCTCCGGCGAGACCGCCCAGGCCATGGCCGAGGCCCGCACCGACCTGAACCGCCTGTCCACCCTGGCGGGCGCCCTCAAGGAACTCATCGGCCGCATGCAGTCCTGACCGGGGCGCTTCGGCACGCAAGCGAACCGGCGAGGAGCCCCCGTAGGCGGCCTGCGGGCGGCTCAATGGGATTGTGGACCGCGACCCCGCGAAACGTCCAGTCTATATTTGACATTCTTCCGGAATGGCCACAGAAGTAGCCCATGAAGGATGGAAGCACCGCGCGCGGGAAGCCCGCCGACCTCGACACCCCGGTCGCCGAATGGGGCCGCATGGTGCTTCTGGCCTTCCTCTGCGTTCAGGCGATTCCCTTTTTCCTCATCTCGGCGTCATTGATCGCGGGCATCGTGTCCGTTTTCACGGCGCATCGCTGCCTGATCGCCTATTGTCTCCGCACCCGGTTCAGGCCCGGCAGACTCGTCGCCTCGGTCGACTCCGGCGTACTGCTGTTCGCGGCGCTCCATTTCTTCTTCGCCGATCTGGGAGGCAGTTGGCGGGATAACGCCCTCTCGATCCACGGGGCGATGGCGGCGGCCAACGCCCTGGTCTTTCTACGCATCGCCTTCCGCCCCATGCACGACGCCATCTTCCGGCCCCGGCGGGCGGCGGGCGGCGTCTAGGCCCCGTTACATTCCATGCGCTTACTCGTTCGGATCATACTCCTCGGCTACCTGGCGCTCCAGGCGTTCGCCGTGGCCGTGTATGTCTTTCTTGTAGGGCTCTTCACCGCCATCGACCTGGTGACGCTCGACTTCGCGCGACTGCGATCCCTGAACTGGCCCTTCGTCCTGTTCGTCATGGCTGCGGGGGCCACCCACTTCCTGCTGGTGCGGCATGTCTGCCTCCGGATCGAGGGACGGACAGGCTCCGCAAAACCGGCCATTGCGGCGGCGGCCGTCAACGTCCTCCTTGCCGCATACCCCTTGGGTGAAACCGTGCTCAATCAGTGGGACGGGGCGACCCATCTGTTCTACGGCGGCATATTCCTGGCGAACGCGATGCTCTTGGCCGCCTTTGCCTTCCGCCCAGCGCACGACTTCATCCTCCGGCCCCGGCGGGCGGCGGACGGCGGGGGCGGGGCCGAGACCGGCGGCTGATCATCAGCCCAGCACGGCCCGGACCAGCTCCGGGGTGCGCGTGCCGGCCTTGCCTTCGAGGAAGTAGTCGGTGGTGTTGTAGGTGTAGGCGGTGTCCCGCAGGTTGATCTCGATGATCGTGCCGCCGTGCTGCTTGACCACGTGGGGGATGCGCCCGGCCGGGATGACCTCGCCGCCCGTGCCGATGACCAGGCAGACGTCCGCCTGCTTGGCCAGGTCCGTGGCCGCCGCGTGCACGTCGCTCGGGATGCCCTCGCCGAAGAAGACGAAGTCCGGCTTGAGCAGGCCGCCGCAGGCCGGGCAGGGCGGGGGCAGGGTCTTAAGGGAGATGGCGGCGGAGTCGAAGAAGGTCAGGCAGGACAGGCAGCGCATGCGCCGGGTGGAGCCGTGATACTCGTGGACCACCCGGCTCCCGGCGGCCTGGTGCAGGGAATCGATGTTCTGGGTGACGATGCCCGCGAGCTTCCCGGCGGCCTCCAGTTCGGCCAGGGCCAGGTGGGCCGGATTGGGCCGGGCCCGGCCGAGCATGTCGAAGAATATCTCCTTGAGCAGGGGCCAGACCTCCTCGGGATGGCGCTTGAAATACCCCTTCTCGAACTTGTCCGGGTCGTACTTCGACCACACGCCGCCCGGCCCCCGGAAGGGCGGGATGCCGGACTCCACGGAGATGCCCGCGCCGGTGAAGGCCATGGCGCAGCGGGCCGTCTTCAGGACCTCGGCGGCGTTTGCAAGGGCGTGGTTCGACATGGGCTAGTGTCCGGCAAAGGCCATGTGGAGGTTGCCCTGCCCGTCGCGGGACAGGGTGAAGATGGCGGCCCAGCGTTCCAGGCAGGGCGGGTCGGGCCGGTTGGGCGGGCCGAGCACGGCCGGATCCACGGTGATCTCGGCCTGGACCTTGCCCTCCTTGAGGAAGACCAGGCTCCAGCCGCCCGGCTTCTCGCCCCTGGGCTCGTACTCGCGGCCGAACCGGGTGGAGAAGTCCTGCTCGGTGCCGGGCAGGACCAGGCACACGGAATCCCAGTCGTAGTATTCCATGAAGGCGTCCAGGGAAAAGGTCCTGCCGGTCCCGGCCGGGGCCTCCTTCAGGGCCTTGAAGAAGCGGTCGCTGACGTACTTGCCCGTGTAGTCGAAGGAGACCATCACGGAGAACAACAGCAGCAGCCCCGTGGCCACGACCAGCGCGCTCTTGGTCCTCATGGTCATGCCGTCACCCTCCCCCGGCCGCAGGCCCGTACCATTTCCTCCGCAAACCCTACTGGTTTGCCCTCTTCCGGTCAAACAACGCCCGTTCCGGCGTCCGCTCGATCGAATCGACAATTACCGCCATATATATTAACAATATTGACAATATTTTGGCGAAATTACCACTTTTGTCAAACCAAAAAAATACATTTGTGTGGATGTTCCCCAAATACCGTGATTTTTCCTTGGCCTCAGTCTTGCATATCGAGCCGCTGGAGGTTTGAACAATGAATTACACCGACAACGCCTTTATCCTGGTCTGCGCTGCCCTGGTCATGTTCATGACCCCCGGGCTGGCGCTGTTTTACGGCGGGCTGGTCCGTTCGAAAAACGTTCTCGCAACCATCATGCAGTCCTTCATCATGCTCGGGCTCATGTCCGTGCTCTGGGCCGTGATCGGCTACACCCTGTCCTTTGGTTCGGACATCGGCGGACTCATCGGCGGGCTCGACTTCGCCTTCCTCAACGGCGTGGGCATGACCAACGCGGGGTCCCCGGCCGAGAACCTGCCCCACCTGACCTTCATGATCTTCCAGTGCATGTTCGCGGTCATCACCCCCGCGCTGATCACCGGGGCCTTTGCCGAGCGCATGAAGTTCGGCGGGTTCATGGTCTTTTCCGCCCTGTGGCTGATCCTGGTCTACGCCCCCATGTGCCACTGGGTCTGGGGCGGCGGCTGGATGGGCCAGATGGGCGCCCTGGACTTCGCGGGCGGCGCGGTGGTCCACATGAGCTCGGGCGCGGCGGCCCTGTGCTGCGCCATCCTCATCGGCAAGCGCAAGGGCCACGGCTCCACCGCCTTCATCCCGCACAACCTGCCCATGACCATCCTGGGCGCGGCCATCCTCTGGTTCGGCTGGTTCGGCTTCAACGCGGGCTCCGCCCTGGCCGCCGACGGCGCGGCCGCCAACGCCTTCGTGACCACGCACATGGCCACGGCCGCCGCGGCCCTATCCTGGATCATCGCCGAGTGGATGCACGGCGGCAAGGCCACCACCCTGGGCGCGGCCTCGGGCGCGGTGGCCGGACTGGTGGCCATCACCCCGGCCGCCGGGTTCGTCACGCCCATGTGGGCCATCGTCCTCGGCCTGGGCGCGGGCGTGCTCTGCTACGGCGGGATCATGCTCAAGAACAAGTTCGGCTACGACGACGCGCTCGACGTGGTCGGCATCCACGGCCTGGGCGGCACCTACGGCGCCCTGGCCACCGGCCTCCTGGCCACGGTCAACGCCGAGGGGCTGATCGCGGGCAATGCCCACCAGCTGTGGGTCCAGTTCGTCTCCGTGGTGGCCACCTGGGCGTTCTGCTTCGCCATGACCTTCGTCATCTTCAAGGCGGTGGACGCCACCATCGGCATGCGGGCCAGCGACGAGGAGCAGGACAAGGGCATGGACATTGCCGAGCATTCCGAGACCGGTTATCAGTGGTAGTCAAGGAGACAGCGACATGAAGAAAATCGAAATCATCACCCGGACGTTCAAGCTCGACGACGTCAAGACCGCCCTCTCCGGCATCGGCGTGAAGGGCATGACCGTCAGCGAAGTCAAGGGGTTCGGCCGCCAGGGCGGCCACAAGGAAGTCTATCGCGGGGCCGAGTACCAGGTGGACTTCGTGCCCAAGATCAAGATCGAGGCCGTGGTCGAGGACGACTTCGCGCCCGAGGTGGTCGAGGCGGCCCGCGCGGCCGCGCGCACCGGCGAGGTGGGCGACGGCAAGATCTTCGTCTCGACCATCGACGAGGTGGTCCGCATCCGCACCGGCGAGACCGGCGTGGAGGCCATCTAGCCCCGATCCGAGAACCATCCGGGCCGCGAGGAAGAGAGTCCCGACGCACGCCCGAACAGATGCCGGTCCGGCCGGACCGGCGGCGGCCGGGAGCTATTCCCTCTCCCGGCCGCCCCCCGTTTCCCCGCCGGTCAACCAGGAGCCGCCCATGCCGCCGGACAGCCAACTCCCCGAATCCGCCCACAGGCTGAAACAGGCCAGGGCGGACCTGTGGGGCCGGGCCGAGGCCGGGTCCGTGGGCGGTTTCGCCTGGGAATACACCCACCTGGTGGACCACTACTTCGAGGACCGCATCCGCGAGGCCGGGCCGCAGCGGTTCGACTTCGTGCTCGTGGCCGTGGGCGGCTACGGCCGCGGGCGGCTGTGCCCCGGTTCGGACATCGACGTGCTCCTGCTCTTCCGCCAGCGCATCCCGTCCGGGGCCGAGAAATTCATCAAGACCCTGCTCTTCCCCCTGTGGGACCTGGGCCTGGACCTGGGCTACGGCGCGCGCACCGTGGCCGACTGCGTGTCCCTGGCGCGCAAGGACTTCCAGGTCCTGGCCTCGCTCATGGACGCCCGCCCCCTGGCCGGGCAGGCCGGGGTCTTCGAGACCTTTCGGGCGGCCTTCGCGGACAAGGTCCTCAAGAAGTCCGGCGAGACCTTCGCCGGGTCCCTGCGCGAGCACAACGCGGCCCGCGCCGCGCAGTACGGCGACGCCTCGGCCCTGCTCGAACCCGAGCTCAAGAACGGACTGGGCGGCCTGCGCGACGGCCAGCAGGTGGCCTGGCTGACCCGGGTCCTCGAGGCCCTCAAGCGCAACCCCATCTTCCTGCCCGAGGAGCTCTCGCGGCTGCGCGAGGACCAGGCCTTCCTCAACCGCGTGCGCACGGCCCTGCACCTGGCCGCCGGACGCAAGACCGACCGCCTCTACTTCGATCTCCAGCCGCCCACGGCGCGGCTCATGGGCTTCGCCTCCCGGACCGCCTCGCCGGGAGACACCGGCCTGGCCGTGGAGTTCTTCCTGTCCCGGCTGCACCAAGCCATGACCCGGATCAAGGCCATGCGCGAGGCCCTGTTCCAGGAGGCCTTCCCGGTGCGCACGGGCCGCCTACCCGAGCTGTCCATCCGCAACCTGGCCGCCGGGCCCGAGGGCATCCGCTTCAAGCGGCAGTCCGAGGCCGACCCGGACAACGTGCTCGGCGCGTTCCTGGAGTCCGCGCGCACCGGCCTGCCCCTGACCTGGGGGGCGCGGCGCATCGTCCGCCGGGACCCGGCCCGGTTCGCGGCCGGGCTGGCCGACCGGCCCGAGACCCTGTCCCTGCTGGTGGAGATATTCCTGGCCCCGCACTGCCGCACCGCCCTGGACGGACTCCTGGAGACCCGGCTGCTGCCCGCCCTGTTCCCGGCCTTCGCCGAGGTCGAGCACCTCATCCAGTTCAACGACTACCACGTCCACCCGGTGGGGCGGCACACCCTGGCCACCGTGGCCCTGCTCTCGGACTTCCTGCGCGGGGACGGCGAGTGGACCGGCGAGCTGGGCGCGCGCGTGGCCGACCGGGTCGGGCTGGTCCTGGCCGGGTTTTTCCACGACCTGGCCAAGGGCGCGCCCGACCACTCCACGGCCGGGGCGGACCTGGCCCGCGAGGTCCTGGCCCGCTACGGCCGCAAGCCCGAGGTGGTCGAGGACGCGGCCTTCCTGGTGGAACACCACCTGCTCCTGCCCAAGACCGCCACCCGGCGCGACCTGTCGGACGAGCGCACCGTGGCGGACGTGGCCGCCGTGGTCGGGGACACGGCCCGGCTGGACATGCTCCACCTGCTGTCCACGGCCGACTCCATGGCCACCGGGCCGCGCGCCTGGAACGGCTGGACCCGCTCCCTGCTGTCCGAGCTCTATTTCAAGGTGCGCAACCTGCTGCGCCACGGGCCCCTGGCCGAGCCGGACGCGGCCCGGCGGCTGGCCGACGCCCGGCTGGCCGTGCTGGCCGCCCTGCCGGACCTGGACCCGGAGTTCGTGGACGCGGCCCTGCGGGCCATGCCGCCGCGCGCCTTCCTGGCCCTGACCCCGGAGGCCCTGGCCGGGCACGTGCGCCTGGTCAGACGGCTGTGGGCGGCCGTGGCCGAGGACCGCATGCGCAAGCCGTCGTCCATCGGCGGCAAGGGGGTCAACCTCATCGAGGCCGCGCCGGGCCGGGCCGAGAAGACCTTCCGGCTGACCATCGCGGCCGTGGACCAGCCCCGGCTGTTCGCGACCATCGCCGGAGCCCTGTCCCTGCACGGCCTGAACATCCTG
Proteins encoded:
- a CDS encoding epoxyqueuosine reductase QueH, producing MPNVLLHICCGPCSITTLRTLLAEGHEVTGLFYNPNIHPLTEYVKRRDGCLAVAERLGVKVIVKDDEYRPQEWFRAVAHRENNRCFHCYAMRLERTTQIARRGNFDGFTTTLLYSKYQKHDEIAALGRDLESAKTRFLYRDFRAGWQEGIDVSKEWGVYRQQYCGCLYSENERYKRELMSRP
- the hemW gene encoding radical SAM family heme chaperone HemW — its product is MGKIYGEYVPARPAFPDAGSAPARMADDGKGLLLYIHVPFCRSRCHYCSFHSQSFDPTTFAWYLSLLLREIELWGRRLQRPRLRTVYFGGGTPSLIPLAGLDRIMAALRKAFVLNPGAETTIEANPDSAHDVSYFRGLLSLGFNRLSLGMQSLKDADLQVMGRPHSVAMAYQAFDQARRAGFGNIGVDLIWGLPGQRLKVWLDQLRIVSEMRPEHISAYNLTLEEGTVMARRCGEGGDLALPLDQEQGRMFVYGAEYLESVGYLHYEVSNFARMGFTSVHNSGYWDGSDYLGLGPSAVSTLGRRRFTVPRYMDEYDAYVRGELVGNDYEELTDDILLEEMVMLSLRTSRGLDLKEYRRRTGLDLVKRKEQLISALHRENLVRISGGRLRLTKNGMLVSNVIIERLAFGD
- the chrA gene encoding chromate efflux transporter; the encoded protein is MQRPALIRIFLVFLRLGLTAFGGPAMVPFIRARTVEREGWLDEPTFSLGMSLTQLLPGATAMQVAAYVGLRARGGAGALAAYVGFGLPALLLMLGLTVLYFSARDVAAVTAAFTGLQLVITALILDAAVNFARRYLDSLADKLLACLAGVWLGLRGNPILAMAVVCVLAVFLVRDGQCGLPEPREGTGRGPLRFAGLLLASLLALLAVLWLVAPELFRLGLLMVKIDCFAFGGGYVSVPLMLHEVVEVRGWLTEPMFMDGIALGQVTPGPIVMTGAFVGYAVSGLAGALVAAVTVFSPSLIVLCAATPFADRLVRSPVARRVLKGSLISLVGLMAAVAVRFALSIHWTPGQALLALAAFAALRLKVDILWVVLAGAGLGAVLF
- a CDS encoding methyl-accepting chemotaxis protein, with the translated sequence MIDPRNVPFRFKLILGVVVMVTLTALILAGGILLMLDNALGGLDLDPAVLAGVERRVLLVAALIVAAGVAGALLGSFILVRILIRPLRQLSAYTLEVAAGNYGAAIDYQARDAIGETIDAVRNMTVELKTRLGMSQGLLTSLTQPCVVVDTDEVITFLNQAELDLLQIDEPPSAFIGMHMAEFVYGDRSRPTLLGECMRQDKIITGQATEGRGRKGRPYHLLVDISPIKDLDGNMIGAFTILTETTEIKRSETEALHQHELISEAAREAESIARELDEASDTLARTVDEASRGSDVQRDRAGETATAMEQMNATVLEVARNAGDASNNADDMRDLAEEGAGLVHQVVEAIRGVGVRSEVLKESMTRLDKQTEDIGAIMQVIDDIADQTNLLALNAAIEAARAGEAGRGFAVVADEVRKLAEKTMTATREVDQAIESIRTGTRENVAATEDAVAAIRESTDLAGRAGQSIENIRQSVILTADQVRSIATAAEEQSATSEQVTRATEEITTISGETAQAMAEARTDLNRLSTLAGALKELIGRMQS
- a CDS encoding SIR2 family NAD-dependent protein deacylase: MSNHALANAAEVLKTARCAMAFTGAGISVESGIPPFRGPGGVWSKYDPDKFEKGYFKRHPEEVWPLLKEIFFDMLGRARPNPAHLALAELEAAGKLAGIVTQNIDSLHQAAGSRVVHEYHGSTRRMRCLSCLTFFDSAAISLKTLPPPCPACGGLLKPDFVFFGEGIPSDVHAAATDLAKQADVCLVIGTGGEVIPAGRIPHVVKQHGGTIIEINLRDTAYTYNTTDYFLEGKAGTRTPELVRAVLG
- a CDS encoding ammonium transporter, translating into MNYTDNAFILVCAALVMFMTPGLALFYGGLVRSKNVLATIMQSFIMLGLMSVLWAVIGYTLSFGSDIGGLIGGLDFAFLNGVGMTNAGSPAENLPHLTFMIFQCMFAVITPALITGAFAERMKFGGFMVFSALWLILVYAPMCHWVWGGGWMGQMGALDFAGGAVVHMSSGAAALCCAILIGKRKGHGSTAFIPHNLPMTILGAAILWFGWFGFNAGSALAADGAAANAFVTTHMATAAAALSWIIAEWMHGGKATTLGAASGAVAGLVAITPAAGFVTPMWAIVLGLGAGVLCYGGIMLKNKFGYDDALDVVGIHGLGGTYGALATGLLATVNAEGLIAGNAHQLWVQFVSVVATWAFCFAMTFVIFKAVDATIGMRASDEEQDKGMDIAEHSETGYQW
- a CDS encoding P-II family nitrogen regulator; protein product: MKKIEIITRTFKLDDVKTALSGIGVKGMTVSEVKGFGRQGGHKEVYRGAEYQVDFVPKIKIEAVVEDDFAPEVVEAARAAARTGEVGDGKIFVSTIDEVVRIRTGETGVEAI
- the glnD gene encoding [protein-PII] uridylyltransferase; this translates as MPPDSQLPESAHRLKQARADLWGRAEAGSVGGFAWEYTHLVDHYFEDRIREAGPQRFDFVLVAVGGYGRGRLCPGSDIDVLLLFRQRIPSGAEKFIKTLLFPLWDLGLDLGYGARTVADCVSLARKDFQVLASLMDARPLAGQAGVFETFRAAFADKVLKKSGETFAGSLREHNAARAAQYGDASALLEPELKNGLGGLRDGQQVAWLTRVLEALKRNPIFLPEELSRLREDQAFLNRVRTALHLAAGRKTDRLYFDLQPPTARLMGFASRTASPGDTGLAVEFFLSRLHQAMTRIKAMREALFQEAFPVRTGRLPELSIRNLAAGPEGIRFKRQSEADPDNVLGAFLESARTGLPLTWGARRIVRRDPARFAAGLADRPETLSLLVEIFLAPHCRTALDGLLETRLLPALFPAFAEVEHLIQFNDYHVHPVGRHTLATVALLSDFLRGDGEWTGELGARVADRVGLVLAGFFHDLAKGAPDHSTAGADLAREVLARYGRKPEVVEDAAFLVEHHLLLPKTATRRDLSDERTVADVAAVVGDTARLDMLHLLSTADSMATGPRAWNGWTRSLLSELYFKVRNLLRHGPLAEPDAARRLADARLAVLAALPDLDPEFVDAALRAMPPRAFLALTPEALAGHVRLVRRLWAAVAEDRMRKPSSIGGKGVNLIEAAPGRAEKTFRLTIAAVDQPRLFATIAGALSLHGLNILAADIFTWKDGTAVDVFTVGEPPENLYAEEVWARVGRSVAYAMVGKLDLAARLAERCNSPLARGRGRPKLKPLVTIDNRASDFYTVVEVAATDRIGFLFDMARTLAAHGLSIHLAMITTIQGRAADVFHVRTQDGQRLLDETRMDTLRRDLLDAAAPR